The nucleotide window ATGTCTCCTTTCCCATCTTCTCTTCCGTTCAGCACACTGTCTCCAGGGAAAGCCTCCCTTTTGAAACGTAATTCTCCTCACATGGCTTCCCCAAGGCTGCTAGGCCACACTCAGGGCTCTGGACTGCGAAGGTCCAGTGTTGCCCAGtgttctggcttctgtggtttGACTCTGGGAATGCACTGGTCTGCGCTGGCATGTGTGGCTCCTCCCTGCTCCTTTGAGTCTCTTCAGCTTCCCCAtgtctcagcagcagcagcagctcccagCAGGATGTAGGGACTGCCTTGGGAGGGAGAAGCCCCCATTTCTAGGTATTTGAAGGTATTCTGTCTTTAGGGTTCTGACAGCATGGACTACATATAATTCTGTTGGGTTTTCCATCTTGAGTTTATgcttgagtaaaaaaaaaaaaaaggaagaaatttggaATTAGACCATCACCATTATTTTCCAAACTTAGGAGCACCCTCTTGACCAAAATATAAAACCATAAGCAATATTAACATCAAATAAGTTTTTCAGCTTTTATTAATGACATATAATGTGCTGGTTTGAGATCCTTGTAAGGGGGATAAGTTCTATTATTTAGCAATGTAATTTTATAAGAGATCTGAAAGAATAAGAGCCTCCAATCAGAGCACTAGTTACCAAAATAAAGTATTCATCTTTAAATCTTAGTTTATCTTTAGTAACCtttggaagctgggcatggtggagcacacctttaattccagcactaatgAAGCAACGGCAACCTGACCCTCtgtgattcaaggccagcctggtgtaaagTGAGACTTCCAAGCCATCCAAGGATACCTTGCTTTGTCTGGATGGCCCTGGCCAGACAGACAAACCAAAACCCTTTTGGTCTTAAGATCAAGTTTTATAGTAAAAATTGACTTGCATATTAGTtttatataacaataaaatatttctgtataCCTAGCTATTTTTTCTGGAGGAAAAATTTCAAAAGCATTAAAGGTCAGTTCCTGTTGACTGAGCTTTGTCACCTAACACATAATAAAATGGAATACTCTATCTTTCCTAGACAAGAACTGGAGGATCCAAACAGGGAAGCACTCGCATTTCAAGATCTCTAAGAAGAGGTAGAAAATAGTTAGTATGGAACCAAAAGCTTGTGAATCAAATACTGAAGATCTTTTACCAAGTGGCATCGCATCTAATGGAGGTATGCACCTTTTAaaaccaaactgagggaaatgagATTAAACCATCGTCATGATGGCCATCTCAGTTCCAGGGTTATAATGCGCCTTGTTTCTAACTGCAAGGCACAGAACTTGCTTGTGAATGTCCACTACGCTGTTGACAATTCTGCTTTTGAATTAGAGTTCACCAAGCATTTTAACGGAGCATATCTGGTGTGAGCATGTTTCATTATCTTTTTGATGTTGAACTTGTTTCTGTGCTGAGGCACTTGAGCTCAGCCTCTCCCGCTGTCCCTCCTACCTTCCTGTCCTCCATGTCTCTTGTCAGACTCGGCTCCTGTCAGGTCGTCTCTCCTCCTTAGATGTAACATCGTTCTTCTTCCTATTGGCTCATGGGTGGCCCGTCGAGATCCTAGGTGCACAGCTTCTTGACCTCTACAGTTTGGGTTTATTTACCTAGTTAGCTTTTAAGATTGactttagtttatgtgtatgagtgtttttcttgtaggtatgtttgtgcaccatatgtgtgcttggtgccctctgaggtcagaagacagcagcagatcccctggatctggcgGTACAGATGGCAGTGAGGCACCATCTGGggcctgggaaccaaacctgggttttctgcaagagcaacaagtgttcttaactgccgagtcatccctccagccccatcctCTTCCTGTCCACACATCCTGTTCACAAGTGTTGGACTGTAGCCAGCCTCTTCCCTCAGCCCTCCTGTGTCATTACTGTGGAGCTTCTGTTTTCCTGCCTACCCAAAGTAGGGGCTGTCAACCGTGATCCGTGTCAACgctgccccacccaccccagccttttcggttctaaatatttaaatgttgtaGATTCACACTTGCAAATTCTGATTCAGTAGGTCCCAAGCGGGGTTCAGTTTAATAACaactgtattattattttaaagtttctcaAGTGATCCCAATATAGTACAGAGATTGACAACAGGTATTACAGCATCTGCTATTTATTCCTAAATTACCGttcttctgtgtgtgtccatccacTCACTCTCCAgtgcccttctgtgtgtgtgtgtgtgtgtccatccactCACTCTCCAgtgcccttctgtgtgtgtgtgtgtgtgtgtgtccatccactCACTCTCCAgtgcccttctgtgtgtgtgtgtgtgtgtgtgtgtgtgtgtgtccatccactCACTCTCCAgtgcccttctgtgtgtgtgtgtgtgtgtgtgtccatccactCACTCTCCAgtgcccttctgtgtgtgtgtgtgtgtgtgtgtgtgtgtgtccatccactCACTCTCCAgtgcccttctgtgtgtgtgtgtgtgtgtgtgtccatccactCACTCTCCAgtgcccttctgtgtgtgtgtgtgtgtgtgtgtccatccactCACTCTCCAgtgcccttctgtgtgtgtgtgtgtgtgtgtgtccatccactCACTCTCCAgtgcccttctgtgtgtgtgtgtgtgtgtccatccactCATTCTCCAgtgcccttctgtgtgtgtgtgtgtgtgtccccatccaCTCACTCTCCAgtgcccttctgtgtgtgtgtgtgtgtgtgtccccatccaCTCACTCTCCAgtgcccttctgtgtgtgtgtgtgtgtgtgtgtgtgtgtgtgtgtgtgtgtccatccactCACTCTCCAgtgcccttgtgtgtgtgtgtgtgtgtgtgtgtgtgtgtgtgtgtgtgcagccacTCACTCACCTGTGCCCTCTCCCTTATCATTTGCATTTTCCCAGGAACACAAATGCTCATCAGCCTAGCCAACACCTCCATTTGGGGCCTGGGCTGCTGGAAGATTTTGCTATGGATCTCTCACCAGGCCGCAACTTATAGTCAGTCTCCTACCTCAGCAGGGTCCTGATGCCACTGAGAAATATTTCCTGTGGCTGGTTCTCTTTCCAGTTTCAAAACTATACCATACTAGGTGAGATCCAAGCTCGTTGACAGGACTGCAAGGCCCCTCATGCCCTGTATTTTCACCCTCATGTGTGGCAGCAGCTTTTCTTCTGCCCAGAACGTCCCAGCTGTCTTGAGCCCAATGGCCTTATATGGTGCTTCCACTCTTGAATGCCCCGTCTTCTCCAGACTGGTACcactcatgcatgcatacaccaaGGCTTTTCAGGTCTCGGGCACGTGATCACACACTCCCCAGCCTGTTTCTCCGGCGGCGGGTGCTGGCCTTCTCAGCACTCTAAGATGTATTGTAACTTGCCTGCTTTCCCATGAGGGAAACCCCTTCAGGGTTTGTTAAAGGAACCCCTACAAAGTCCTTTTATGGCTAATTAATGAATTCTCTGCTGTTTAGGTTCTCCAAGCCCGTTTTTTGTGTCATCTATTCGTGGTACAGTAATTGAAAATCCATCTTCAACTGGGACCTTAACACAAATGCCTTTTTTCCCTAAATATGAAGTGGAACTTGATTCTCATAGAAAGGTCACCCCTTATCCTGGGAAAGAGCACATCGAACGCGTTTTGGAAGAATATTCACATCAAGTTAAAGATTTGCAGAAAAGACTAAACGAAGTGAGTTGCGTTCTTTTCTAGCATCTGGCACCACTAGGCCAAGGAGACATGTTGTCCTGAAGTAAAACTTAACCCCCCTGAAAGAAAACATTAGCCATGGGTCTCTCAGTTAAACCTGTTAATTTGACCTCTCCTTTCTGTTGGGATAATGAGAAGTTTACataccattttttttctggtgataATGTCTCGGTTTCAGGATATAATTTTAGCAAAATTTGAATGCTTCAAAATGTTATTAATGACATTGATAAGCAGTTGATAATTGGTTTGAGCCTATTGTCCTGGCACCTGGCTTCTTCTGCAGTGGTAGAAAGTgggattttatatatatgcacgTATAGACTGGTTAATAGAATTGAGTTTGCTAAAAACCTCAAGTGGGTCTCATAGAATGAAGCTGGGTGTGAGCTCTAGTAGTTTGCTTTCTAAAAGCCGGACTTCTTACCGCCATGTCCGGGAGCTTCATGCCCCTTGTTCAGTCACATCCCCTGTAAGTGCCCTCTGCTCCAGCCATACTGAGGCACTTGCTCATCCTGGTGGACTGGGGTGGTCTGGATCTCCATGCCTCTCTACTTGGCTGCGGGAGACTCCTGTTATCTGTCAGGGCTCTCTTCATCCATCCCCTTCTCTGAAGCCTTCGCTCCAGACAGCACTCGGGGTGTTCTCTGTGCAAGTCTTGTTTGTACATGTTCTGTACATCTTCCTGTATCCGTCAGTATGTTATTCTGCCTCATCAGACTAGATGAAGACTTTAGGAGATGAACCTACAAGCTACATGACTCTTGAGTTCCTTTTCTAACTTGACTTGCAGCATCTGACACATTactgtctctgtccctgtgatCGTGCCAGGCATAagcctagggcagtggttctcgaccttcctaatgctgtgaccctttaatacagttcctcatgccgtggtgaccccaaccatgacattgttttgttgctacttcataactaattttgccactgttatggatatgaatatctgtgtttaccaatagtcttaggtgacccctatgaaagggtcatttgacgcTCCAGGGAGTCatgacccactggttgagaaccactggcccagGACCTCATGCACCACTAAGCAAGGACTACTGCCAGCTGTTcatccttttcccttcctcccttcatctTTGTGCCTTCCATTCTttgtttattaaattattttattttattttattttatgtgcattggtgtgaggatgtcagatcccctggaactggagttacagacagttgtgagctgccatgtaggtgctgggaattgaacctgggtcctctggaagagcagctagtgctcttaaccactgagccatctctccagcccatgcctTCCATTCTTTAGTCTTCTTCCTTAAACAGGGTCTCAGTGTAGCCCGGGATGACCTTCAACTTGGCTtccctgccttagcttcccaaccTTTGGGAATGTAGGAGTGCACCACTGGCCAGCCTTAGCATCCtattcttgtttctattttatttgtttgtttttaaaggtttttcaagacagggtttctctgggtagccctgtctgtcctgaaaatcactctatagaccaggctggcctcgaactcactgagtgctggggttaaaagcatgtgctaccccCAGCCAACGTCCTCTTCTGTGTGGTTGTAATCTCTGTATATGGTACTAGAATCTCTGCACGCACacggttagggttagggttaggatgaCATCCCtacattatttttgtttcctctggatctttttttggttttcctgtTTGCTTAATTTTActctctatttttgtattttagaagcttctcattttcagcggtttgttttctgttcagaCTCAAAGATGAGGTGGTTAAAAAGCTGTTCATCCTATACTGGTCATCAGCTATTAGCTGGGAGATGCTTCAGTGCCTGGCTTTGGAAATCTCTGCATTTTTCTGTAGTTGAGCACTTCAGAgtcttatttttacattaaaattaattatatatatatatatatatatatatatatatatacatatacgttTTGCGCGCacgtatgtatatgcacacagtgctcaaagagggcatcagattccctggaactgaagttacagacagttgtcagctgccctgtgggtgctgggaatcaccctggacctctggaagagcgccCATTGCTCTTAAccgcagccatctctccagccccccaccccccgttagagttacagatggcagTGGCTGTTGCCAAGAATTGAAGGGGGTTGAAGGCAGTTTGACTTTTTTGCGTATATCATTTCAAGCAGGTTTCCAGTTTTAAGGGACaaaacattttcccattttttgctTTGAGCTGGGTAGGATATTTGTTTCAGAAAATGGACAAGAAAAGGCCAAGCCAGGGGAACTTGCTGATGTCTTCTAGTTATCTAGATGAGAAATTATTGGCTCTGAACTTCAGCAGTGAGGGAGTTTTTGTATACATAACAATAAATAACCCACAATCCTTGGGAAATTAGTGTCTTCTAGAGGAACTATGTTTTGATGGTTTAATATAGGTATagattaatttgtgtgtgtgtgtgtgttttgttttgttttgtttttttcagagcaaTGAATTACATGAGAAGCAAAAGTTTTACTTAAGACAGTCAGTCATTGATTTGCAAACAAAACTTCAAGAAATGCAAATGGAGAGAGATGCCATGGCTGACATCAGGTTAGGATTTGTTCCctgacttcctcctcctcctcctcctcttcctcctccagcagtGCTAGAGATTGAAGCCAGGGTCTGGGCACTTAGACAAGTGTTCTGCCCCAGCCCAGAAACTTCCATGGTTATAGTCTTAATGCTGAGCGCAGTCCCATATGCGTGTACTCTCAGGaagactgctgtgagttcaaggccagcctgggatagatAGCAaaattctgtatcttttttttctctttgtagtaaGAGTGAGTGAGAATGAGTTTTCTCCatgctgtttcttctctttcgTTTGTTTCACAGACGAAGAGAGAGTCAGTCCCAGGAGGATTTAAGAAATCAGCTTCAAAATACAGTTCATGAGCTTGAAACTGCCAAGCGCCTCAAGGAGGACATGTTGAAAGACAGCAGCACACAGATCGAGCAGCTAAGAAAAATGATGCTTAGCCACGAAGGTGTGCTTCAGGAAATCCGATCAATCTTAGTTGACTTTGAAGAAGCCTCAGGCAAGAAAATATGTGAACACGACAGCATGTCTACCATGCACTTCCGCAGCCTGGGCTCAGCTATTAGTAAAATCCTAAGAGAATTAGACACAGAAATCTCTTATCTTAAAGGGAGGATATTTCCAGTAAGTGGTGAGAACACTACTTTATATTACAGTACACTACTTTATATTACAGTACGTTGAGAGATAGCTTATAAAATCCTTAAGATAAGCCGGggtctcattttcttctctgagatGATACACAGTGCTCTCTCTTGACAGGaaactagctattggccagtacAGCTTATATAAGTATAGCCAGAGCACAGGTGCTGTGAAATACAGGCATAGAGTTTATTTTTGTACTCTTTCTACTTCTGTTTCTATCAAGCATTCCTTTCATAGAAACACTGCATTTTCTAAGCTTTAGAATTACCAGCACCCAAATTAATATCTCTGTTTTAAAACCAGGTAGAGGATCAGCTTGAAACACTGAAATCTGAATCACAGAGCAAAATAGAACTATTACTTCAACAACATCAAGACCGGTAGGTGTCTGGCTGAGGCATAGAAAGTCACAGTGAAATTATTCCAGTTATAATCTCTCTCCCTGAAGTTCCACAGTCTACAGACTCtgagacaacaacaaaaaatatcctTATCAAGCCATAGCAAACTTAGGTTACCTTTTTCTGACACCTGTTGAAGCTGTAAGGATAGCTTCATTCAAATTAGCACTGTAAGTTTTGCTATAGGGAGAGAAAATAAGTTCAACTCCCAACACAATAAGGACAAATGGAGATTTCTAACCAAGGAAGAAGGTGAGGGGTTGGTGGGTGGAACGTTATTCACAAAAAGGTTGAAAATTCCTACTCAAGGTAGCCATGGATATAGATTTGTAAGCTGAAGGATAAGCAACTTGATCAGCTGTCAAGGACTGATCAGATGGCAAGAATAAGGCGATTCTTGCTGTGGTTGGCCTGGCTCAAAGACCAACCAGAGTGGTCAAGGTCAAAGCCTAGGTAGGACAGCCTCAGTTGGCCTACGAGTGATCTATCACATATCTGCTGACTAGCTAATATGAAGCATTTAATAGTCTGTGACTTAGt belongs to Onychomys torridus chromosome 10, mOncTor1.1, whole genome shotgun sequence and includes:
- the Ccdc158 gene encoding coiled-coil domain-containing protein 158 isoform X4, whose protein sequence is MEPKACESNTEDLLPSGIASNGGSPSPFFVSSIRGTVIENPSSTGTLTQMPFFPKYEVELDSHRKVTPYPGKEHIERVLEEYSHQVKDLQKRLNESNELHEKQKFYLRQSVIDLQTKLQEMQMERDAMADIRRRESQSQEDLRNQLQNTVHELETAKRLKEDMLKDSSTQIEQLRKMMLSHEGVLQEIRSILVDFEEASGKKICEHDSMSTMHFRSLGSAISKILRELDTEISYLKGRIFPVEDQLETLKSESQSKIELLLQQHQDRIEQLISEHEVEITGLTEKASSARSQANSIQSQMEIIQEQARNQNSMYMRQLSDLESTVSQLRSELREAKRMYEDKAREPPEFPFTNLEQ